The following are encoded together in the Pseudoalteromonas ruthenica genome:
- a CDS encoding DUF6678 family protein: MAALGIPMSLLPMADAVSDEKYKKEAKSIIAERQLVGAANNTKWNELISEVREFSEKPCYRTKVVNGYISDWDSEWYYHLPFPLLSVEWIDIDLSEKVLNLIQHIGFEFEATDSFVRVWGYFPKCYKEFGGKYT; this comes from the coding sequence ATGGCGGCGTTAGGTATACCAATGAGTCTGCTGCCAATGGCTGATGCCGTTTCTGATGAAAAGTATAAAAAAGAAGCAAAGAGTATTATTGCTGAGAGACAGTTGGTTGGGGCAGCCAACAATACCAAATGGAATGAGCTTATTTCTGAGGTTCGTGAATTTTCAGAAAAGCCATGTTATCGAACAAAGGTGGTTAACGGTTACATTTCTGATTGGGATAGCGAATGGTACTATCACTTGCCATTTCCACTGCTGAGTGTTGAGTGGATTGATATTGATTTGTCTGAAAAGGTTCTAAACCTTATTCAACACATCGGCTTTGAATTTGAAGCGACAGATTCATTTGTAAGAGTTTGGGGTTACTTTCCAAAGTGTTACAAAGAATTTGGTGGAAAGTATACCTAA
- a CDS encoding ankyrin repeat domain-containing protein: MNDALIQAADCDLESAKELLEAGANPNGMPLIMAIQCGAEGIVSLFIKAGVDLNSSYSDTTPLIRAVTAGYPNIVKLLVVNGAKPSLKDNSGKTAKQRLAECSMPRLNEQNKKLIAEYLDGAKQI; this comes from the coding sequence TTGAATGATGCATTAATTCAAGCTGCTGACTGCGACCTCGAATCAGCTAAAGAGTTGCTTGAAGCTGGAGCAAACCCAAATGGAATGCCTCTGATTATGGCAATCCAATGCGGGGCAGAAGGCATTGTTTCCCTTTTCATAAAAGCTGGTGTTGATTTGAATTCTAGTTATTCGGATACAACGCCTCTAATCAGAGCCGTCACTGCTGGCTACCCAAATATAGTAAAGTTGCTTGTTGTTAATGGAGCCAAACCTAGTTTAAAAGATAACAGTGGAAAAACAGCGAAACAAAGGCTAGCTGAATGCTCCATGCCCCGTTTAAATGAACAAAACAAAAAGTTAATTGCTGAGTACCTCGATGGTGCAAAGCAAATATAA
- a CDS encoding TonB-dependent receptor: MATALKLNTITKVIFASLLVAQGSAWADDEQSSRESMDTIVVTGEKTEKSLKETMSSVAVVDKARLENGQLASISEALSEMANVVVLTGSVPDMRGVSGNGGATGFNSFSGGSKARVSTLIDGVSQPFVADLTGDTGLWDVEQIEVYRGPQSTSNGRNSIAGAVYMTTKAPTQDFEGAVRVGYRNQDSYLDTAAVVSGALVEDVLAFRLSTQYVDGETFSNPSVYETNPTDRELNKLNTSSTRAKLLYTPSKDLAVQLTYSTYSEEGNSGRKYFVADEPFDYKPLYQRIVDTDSDTTQVNVDYSINDDFSLDVLVAYMDYQWSFDAYEPIESAESDVSMDESNITVDTKLNFGLNNHFYSGFIGLAYFDRDQEFESVGATNYYGDDSSKSTAVYGETSFNLSQELTLTAGLRIEREEQLRNFNMAFRGDQLVEQLDNSHTVRLPKLAIQYDVSDETTLFASARRGYNAGGGALDFTAEDYYYYDEETVNTYEIGSRSVIDNGDINISANVFYNNFNGYQALSSARRITNVEDAHSYGLEVDAYSMLAEQWQLHGGFGLLKTNIDESSAFPDAVGSDLNSAPELTASLGLSHWFTDSLKVNLSANYVGEYYGDLTNTEERIAGDYTITRLSMTYDTEHWLISAFINNALDEEAYTSQEPASGRYPQGYAAVVNPQTVGASVTYRF; the protein is encoded by the coding sequence TTGGCTACTGCATTAAAACTCAACACAATAACCAAGGTTATTTTTGCATCGTTACTTGTTGCTCAAGGCTCGGCTTGGGCTGACGACGAGCAAAGCAGTCGAGAATCAATGGACACTATTGTTGTTACCGGTGAAAAAACGGAAAAGTCTCTTAAAGAAACCATGTCGTCGGTGGCGGTTGTTGATAAGGCGCGACTAGAAAACGGCCAGCTTGCGTCTATATCCGAAGCGCTCTCAGAAATGGCAAACGTGGTGGTGTTAACGGGTTCGGTGCCTGATATGCGAGGGGTGTCTGGTAATGGTGGGGCAACCGGTTTTAACTCATTTAGCGGAGGTTCAAAAGCCCGTGTTTCAACGTTAATTGATGGTGTAAGCCAACCCTTTGTTGCTGACTTAACAGGTGATACCGGCCTTTGGGATGTAGAGCAAATTGAGGTTTACCGGGGGCCGCAATCAACTAGCAATGGTCGTAATAGCATCGCAGGTGCGGTGTACATGACAACGAAAGCGCCAACTCAGGATTTTGAAGGGGCAGTGCGCGTAGGTTATCGCAATCAAGATAGCTACCTTGATACTGCCGCAGTGGTATCGGGAGCATTAGTTGAGGATGTATTAGCATTTCGCTTATCAACTCAGTATGTCGATGGCGAAACTTTTTCAAACCCGTCGGTATACGAAACAAACCCAACTGATCGTGAATTAAACAAGTTAAATACCAGCAGTACGCGCGCTAAATTACTTTACACGCCAAGCAAAGACCTAGCCGTGCAGCTGACTTACTCAACTTACAGTGAAGAGGGGAACTCCGGTCGTAAATACTTTGTTGCGGACGAACCATTTGATTATAAGCCCCTATATCAACGTATTGTGGATACAGACTCTGATACTACGCAAGTAAATGTCGATTACAGTATTAATGATGATTTTTCGTTAGACGTATTAGTTGCTTACATGGATTATCAATGGAGCTTTGACGCATACGAGCCTATTGAAAGCGCCGAATCTGACGTATCAATGGATGAGAGCAATATCACCGTCGATACCAAGCTCAACTTTGGGCTAAACAACCACTTTTACTCGGGGTTTATCGGCCTTGCTTACTTTGATCGCGACCAAGAATTTGAAAGTGTGGGGGCAACTAACTACTACGGTGACGATAGCAGTAAATCGACCGCAGTCTATGGCGAAACAAGCTTTAACTTAAGCCAAGAATTAACACTAACAGCGGGCCTTCGTATTGAGCGTGAAGAACAATTACGTAATTTCAATATGGCGTTTCGTGGCGATCAGCTCGTTGAGCAACTTGATAATTCACACACAGTGCGTTTACCAAAGTTAGCGATTCAATATGATGTTAGCGACGAAACGACCTTATTTGCCAGTGCTCGCCGTGGCTATAACGCAGGGGGCGGTGCGCTCGATTTTACCGCTGAAGATTACTACTACTACGACGAAGAAACGGTTAATACCTATGAAATAGGTTCGCGCAGCGTAATAGATAATGGCGACATCAATATTAGCGCTAATGTGTTTTACAACAATTTTAACGGGTATCAAGCATTAAGTTCAGCGCGCAGAATCACGAATGTAGAAGATGCTCATAGCTACGGTTTAGAGGTCGATGCTTACAGTATGCTTGCAGAGCAGTGGCAGCTCCATGGTGGTTTTGGTTTATTAAAAACTAACATTGATGAATCATCAGCCTTTCCAGATGCCGTTGGCAGTGATTTAAACTCTGCACCCGAACTAACGGCGAGTTTAGGTCTTTCACACTGGTTTACCGATAGCCTAAAAGTAAATTTAAGCGCCAACTATGTGGGTGAGTATTATGGTGACTTAACAAACACAGAAGAGCGCATTGCAGGTGATTACACTATTACTCGTTTATCGATGACCTACGACACCGAGCATTGGTTGATCAGTGCCTTCATCAATAACGCCCTAGATGAAGAGGCATATACTTCACAAGAGCCGGCAAGTGGCCGTTACCCACAAGGTTATGCGGCCGTTGTGAACCCGCAAACAGTCGGTGCATCAGTTACTTACCGATTCTAA
- a CDS encoding phage integrase N-terminal SAM-like domain-containing protein — translation MKARSPYLNYIADNMLTRQYSLRTVNAYLSWISNFIHFHNRRHLTTMGDNEVFEFSDPLILK, via the coding sequence ATGAAAGCTCGCTCGCCTTATTTAAATTACATCGCAGACAACATGTTGACTCGACAGTATTCATTGAGAACGGTTAACGCTTACCTTAGTTGGATATCTAATTTCATACATTTTCATAATAGAAGACATCTCACTACTATGGGCGATAACGAAGTGTTTGAGTTTTCAGACCCCTTAATTTTAAAATGA
- a CDS encoding PepSY-associated TM helix domain-containing protein: MKVRSDILRTYQGVHKWTGIIAGLVLFIGFYAGSLTMFKHEIQRWAAPVTAPKVTSSDYDYQKLVDTVISVRGEQLAKGFNLDLHTQDAPLSWYIRGSARGMELDKQLNYAHLNADGTLNVSTQTENELGDLIDYLHRTAGFIGEIGHDQSGVYILGIASVLYFLALVSGVIILLPTLVKTFFALRKEKGPSRFWLDSHNLVGIASLPFHLVIAFTVVVFAFHDFIYGGLAQFYDDKPLFQRPTPAAQSFHTKNLPSIDEQVLAAKSYAPGYEPIHIRYSNLNSASPSAVFMMSNNNAVVRGPDTDYLFMNPYTLEVVNSSYPQGEGAVWGNMVASIFSLHFGTYGGEWGRWGYFIMGLLGAFLFYSGNLLWIDKRFKKDPNKRSTLFMAKLTIGVCLGSMIAVAFTLVAAKWLATFVVNANYASLYSYYAAFFAFVMYSILKPVQKATTVGLYLLASLCALMVLSTLMKLALSDGNALFYSSYMVDIVAAMFAVTFFKMSKHQQQKQATQSIMPTFDQVSQT, translated from the coding sequence ATGAAAGTAAGATCGGATATTTTACGCACCTATCAAGGTGTACATAAATGGACGGGCATTATTGCTGGCTTAGTGCTGTTTATTGGTTTTTATGCTGGCAGCCTGACCATGTTTAAACACGAAATACAACGGTGGGCTGCACCGGTTACCGCGCCTAAAGTAACCAGTTCTGATTATGACTATCAAAAACTGGTAGATACGGTAATAAGTGTGCGTGGTGAACAACTTGCTAAAGGCTTTAACCTAGACTTACATACCCAAGACGCGCCTCTTTCTTGGTATATCAGAGGCAGTGCCCGTGGCATGGAGCTTGATAAACAGCTCAACTATGCCCACCTCAATGCTGATGGCACATTAAACGTTAGCACGCAAACTGAAAACGAACTTGGCGATTTAATTGATTACTTACATCGCACAGCAGGCTTTATTGGTGAAATTGGCCATGACCAATCAGGGGTTTATATTCTAGGTATTGCCAGTGTGTTGTATTTTTTAGCTTTGGTCTCTGGGGTCATTATTTTACTACCAACACTAGTCAAAACCTTTTTTGCATTGCGTAAAGAAAAAGGGCCAAGCCGGTTTTGGCTCGACAGCCATAACCTGGTGGGGATTGCCAGTTTACCGTTTCATTTAGTTATAGCCTTCACTGTGGTGGTGTTTGCATTTCATGACTTTATTTATGGTGGCTTAGCGCAATTTTATGATGATAAACCGCTGTTTCAGCGCCCTACTCCCGCTGCGCAAAGTTTTCACACTAAAAACTTACCTAGTATCGACGAGCAAGTGCTTGCAGCTAAAAGCTATGCGCCTGGCTATGAGCCTATCCACATTCGCTACAGTAATTTAAATTCCGCTTCGCCCTCTGCGGTGTTTATGATGAGTAACAATAATGCGGTTGTGCGCGGCCCAGATACTGACTATTTATTTATGAACCCGTACACCTTAGAGGTCGTTAACTCAAGCTACCCACAAGGCGAAGGTGCAGTGTGGGGTAACATGGTGGCCAGTATTTTCTCACTCCACTTTGGCACCTATGGTGGAGAATGGGGGCGCTGGGGTTACTTTATAATGGGCTTACTTGGGGCATTCTTGTTCTATTCAGGCAATTTATTATGGATAGATAAGCGCTTCAAAAAAGATCCCAACAAACGCAGTACGTTGTTTATGGCAAAACTCACTATTGGTGTCTGTTTAGGGTCGATGATTGCCGTTGCCTTCACGTTAGTTGCAGCTAAATGGCTAGCTACATTTGTTGTTAACGCAAACTACGCCAGTCTATACAGTTACTACGCCGCGTTTTTTGCTTTTGTGATGTATAGCATCTTAAAACCTGTGCAAAAGGCAACGACGGTTGGCCTTTATTTACTCGCGAGTTTGTGTGCATTAATGGTGTTATCAACGTTGATGAAACTTGCACTAAGTGACGGGAATGCGCTCTTTTACTCAAGCTATATGGTTGATATCGTCGCCGCTATGTTTGCTGTTACTTTCTTTAAAATGTCGAAACATCAGCAGCAAAAACAGGCCACACAAAGCATCATGCCAACCTTTGACCAAGTTAGCCAAACTTAA